One stretch of Orcinus orca chromosome 15, mOrcOrc1.1, whole genome shotgun sequence DNA includes these proteins:
- the LOC101269237 gene encoding glutathione S-transferase theta-3-like isoform X3, with translation MWQKMLLPVFLGQRVPPETLASTLAELDRCLQLLEDKFLKDQDFLSGPHISVADLVAITELMHPVSAGCDIFKNRPKLAAWRKRVEAAVGEDLFQEAHAVIMKAKDLPPADTAMKERLKPLAQLLLQ, from the exons ATGTGGCAGAAG ATGTTGTTGCCTGTGTTCCTGGGCCAACGGGTGCCCCCTGAGACACTGGCATCTACTCTGGCTGAGCTGGACAGATGCCTGCAGCTGCTTGAGGACAAGTTCCTGAAGGACCAGGACTTCCTGTCTGGGCCTCACATCTCAGTGGCAGACTTGGTGGCCATCACAGAGCTGATGCAT CCTGTCAGTGCCGGCTGTGACATTTTCAAAAACCGGCCTAAGTTGGCTGCGTGGCGCAAGCGGGTGGAAGCTGCGGTGGGGGAGGACCTCTTCCAGGAGGCCCACGCGGTCATCATGAAGGCTAAGGACCTGCCTCCAGCCGACACTGCCATGAAGGAGAGGCTGAAGCCCCTGGCGCAGCTTTTGTTGCAGTGA
- the LOC101269237 gene encoding glutathione S-transferase theta-3-like isoform X2: protein MGLQLYLDLLSQPCRAVYIFAKKNDIPFELRTVDLLKGQHYSDDFAQVNPLRKVPALKDGDFTLAESVAILLYLTRKYETPDHWYPQDLQARARVDEYLAWQHTALRTSCTRTMWQKMLLPVFLGQRVPPETLASTLAELDRCLQLLEDKFLKDQDFLSGPHISVADLVAITELMHPVSAGCDIFKNRPKLAAWRKRVEAAVGEDLFQEAHAVIMKAKDLPPADTAMKERLKPLAQLLLQ from the exons ATGGGCCTGCAGCTCTACCTGGACTTGCTGTCCCAGCCTTGCCGCGCCGTCTACATCTTCGCCAAGAAGAACGACATCCCCTTCGAGCTGCGCACCGTGGACCTACTCAAAG GCCAGCACTACAGCGATGACTTTGCCCAGGTGAACCCCCTGAGGAAGGTGCCCGCCTTGAAGGATGGGGACTTCACCTTGGCCGAGAG TGTGGCCATCCTGCTGTATCTGACCCGCAAGTATGAGACCCCTGACCACTGGTACCCCCAGGACCTGCAGGCCCGAGCCCGTGTGGATGAGTACCTGGCGTGGCAGCACACGGCCCTGCGAACAAGCTGCACCCGGACCATGTGGCAGAAG ATGTTGTTGCCTGTGTTCCTGGGCCAACGGGTGCCCCCTGAGACACTGGCATCTACTCTGGCTGAGCTGGACAGATGCCTGCAGCTGCTTGAGGACAAGTTCCTGAAGGACCAGGACTTCCTGTCTGGGCCTCACATCTCAGTGGCAGACTTGGTGGCCATCACAGAGCTGATGCAT CCTGTCAGTGCCGGCTGTGACATTTTCAAAAACCGGCCTAAGTTGGCTGCGTGGCGCAAGCGGGTGGAAGCTGCGGTGGGGGAGGACCTCTTCCAGGAGGCCCACGCGGTCATCATGAAGGCTAAGGACCTGCCTCCAGCCGACACTGCCATGAAGGAGAGGCTGAAGCCCCTGGCGCAGCTTTTGTTGCAGTGA
- the LOC101269237 gene encoding glutathione S-transferase theta-3-like isoform X1 yields MRGWSWLGLGWITAAVNHPPPKSKLRCYLTQVPRWGEWTQEGGTSGRLSVYDPLTSRVASSSLMPHLDGGLRKLVPGHWGRGWAETSEGSEFSPPASLVSPTGQHYSDDFAQVNPLRKVPALKDGDFTLAESVAILLYLTRKYETPDHWYPQDLQARARVDEYLAWQHTALRTSCTRTMWQKMLLPVFLGQRVPPETLASTLAELDRCLQLLEDKFLKDQDFLSGPHISVADLVAITELMHPVSAGCDIFKNRPKLAAWRKRVEAAVGEDLFQEAHAVIMKAKDLPPADTAMKERLKPLAQLLLQ; encoded by the exons ATGCGTGGATGGAgttggctggggctggggtggatTACAGCTGCAGTGAATCACCCTCCTCCCAAGTCCAAGCTGAGATGCTACTTGACCCAGGTTCCAAGGTGGGGCGAGTGGACACAGGAAGGGGGGACCTCTGGCAGGCTCAGCGTGTATGATCCGCTGACCAGCAGAGTAGCCTCGTCTTCTCTGATGCCCCACCTGGATGGAGGCCTCAGAAAGTTGGTGCCTGGACAttggggtagggggtgggcagAGACCTCAGAGGGCTCAGAGTTCTCCCCACCTGCCTCACTGGTCTCTCCCACAGGCCAGCACTACAGCGATGACTTTGCCCAGGTGAACCCCCTGAGGAAGGTGCCCGCCTTGAAGGATGGGGACTTCACCTTGGCCGAGAG TGTGGCCATCCTGCTGTATCTGACCCGCAAGTATGAGACCCCTGACCACTGGTACCCCCAGGACCTGCAGGCCCGAGCCCGTGTGGATGAGTACCTGGCGTGGCAGCACACGGCCCTGCGAACAAGCTGCACCCGGACCATGTGGCAGAAG ATGTTGTTGCCTGTGTTCCTGGGCCAACGGGTGCCCCCTGAGACACTGGCATCTACTCTGGCTGAGCTGGACAGATGCCTGCAGCTGCTTGAGGACAAGTTCCTGAAGGACCAGGACTTCCTGTCTGGGCCTCACATCTCAGTGGCAGACTTGGTGGCCATCACAGAGCTGATGCAT CCTGTCAGTGCCGGCTGTGACATTTTCAAAAACCGGCCTAAGTTGGCTGCGTGGCGCAAGCGGGTGGAAGCTGCGGTGGGGGAGGACCTCTTCCAGGAGGCCCACGCGGTCATCATGAAGGCTAAGGACCTGCCTCCAGCCGACACTGCCATGAAGGAGAGGCTGAAGCCCCTGGCGCAGCTTTTGTTGCAGTGA